The DNA window TAAAATCATCAAGCAACCCCTGAAGATCTTCAGAAACCTCTTCCTGGGCTCTTGTGATAAGTGCAAAGAACTGGGCTTCATTCTCTGTTTTTGCTTGTACCATGGCAGCCAGGCTGCCCTtccttaacaatttctccaacTGGTGACCCTCTATAAGATTAATTTGTGTTTGGGGTATCCCTTGCAAGGTAATAGTTGCACCCtccatttcaaaagaaaatgtaagtttttcaaaattccaggccgaagtgcctaaaataattaaccacTCTATGCCCAACACCATATCATAACCTGTCATAGTAAGAACTTTCATATCCGCTTGGTAATCTTTACCTTCCATGGACCATTTCAGGTTTTTGCAAACGCTGGAACAAAATAGGGTTGAACCATCTGCCACTTTTACCGACAACACTTGAGTTTTCATAGCCTCGTGGCCTATATTTCTTAGTATCCTGCTGTTAATGAAGTTGTGAGTGCTGCCTGTGTCGATAAGGATCACTACCGGCAGACTCCCAATCTTGCCCCGGATCTGGAGAGTTTGGAAATTCTTGGAACCGGTTAAGGCATGTAGAGAAATGGCAGGCTCCTCCAATGAATTGGGCTGCAACAATGAAGGATCGTCAACAACCGTTTCTTGAAACAATTGGACATCTGGTAAAGCTTCTTGCTCATTAGCCGAGATCATGAACAACTTTGTTTTACACTTGTGGTTTGGTTCCCATTTCTGATCACATTTGTAACAAAGGCCTTTTCTCCTTTTCTCATCAAATACAGCAGGTTCTAATTGTTTCATCGAGCCCTGATTCCCACCAGAAGAAGATGCATGAGGAATGCCCGAAAAAGAAGTTCGGTTAGTACTTGGCCCGACTGGTTTGGGCAGTAAAGGGGctaatttattatacaagtgtcCTCTGCTCCACAGGGATCTGTATATTGATTCTTGGGCTTTGGCCATCGACATAGCCTCGTTCAAAGTTTCTGGATTTCTAAGTTTGACAGCATCTGCAATTTCCTCGTTCAGACCCGCCATGTAACATTCTATCACGTACTCCCCGGGAAGGTTAAGCAATTTCTgggaaatatttatatattgttgatTGTAATACATGACTGATTCCTCATTCTGTCGCAGATGCATAATCTGTCTCATGGGGGTGTCATACATAGACGGACCAAAATGTGCTAGTAGATCCCTTCTGAACACTTCCCACGTCAAGATTTCCCGATGATTGCGTTGCTGCAAATAGGAACCGTACCACATTCTGGCGTTGCCCGTAAAATGGATGGGAGCAATGTCTGTTTTGGTTTCATCCTCTATCTTATCAACGCGGAAAAATTGTTCTGCAGATATGAGCCAACCTTCCACTTCTGTTCCATCAAATCGAGGAAAGACGACTTTGGTGAGTCGGGTTGGAGGAATATGTCGAACGTTTCTATCACGTGGAGGGTTCTGACGGCCATTACCCTCATGTCCCCTATGGCGATTTTCTTGGCCAAGAATATGAATTTGTTCTTCAGTGGCCTTCATACGAGTTTCAATAGTGTCCAATCTACGATCTATTCTAGTGTTCACATCAAGAAAG is part of the Impatiens glandulifera chromosome 1, dImpGla2.1, whole genome shotgun sequence genome and encodes:
- the LOC124932337 gene encoding uncharacterized protein LOC124932337, whose translation is MVETRQQSEIDALRASIETLTASFLDVNTRIDRRLDTIETRMKATEEQIHILGQENRHRGHEGNGRQNPPRDRNVRHIPPTRLTKVVFPRFDGTEVEGWLISAEQFFRVDKIEDETKTDIAPIHFTGNARMWYGSYLQQRNHREILTWEVFRRDLLAHFGPSMYDTPMRQIMHLRQNEESVMYYNQQYINISQKLLNLPGEYVIECYMAGLNEEIADAVKLRNPETLNEAMSMAKAQESIYRSLWSRGHLYNKLAPLLPKPVGPSTNRTSFSGIPHASSSGGNQGSMKQLEPAVFDEKRRKGLCYKCDQKWEPNHKCKTKLFMISANEQEALPDVQLFQETVVDDPSLLQPNSLEEPAISLHALTGSKNFQTLQIRGKIGSLPVVILIDTGSTHNFINSRILRNIGHEAMKTQVLSVKVADGSTLFCSSVCKNLKWSMEGKDYQADMKVLTMTGIPQTQINLIEGHQLEKLLRKGSLAAMVQAKTENEAQFFALITRAQEEVSEDLQGLLDDFSTLFQQPDGLPPTREHDHRIPLKEGTKAVCLHPYRYPALQKSEIENLINDMLERGIIRKSHSSFAAPVVLIRKKDLSWRMCIDYRRLNSATIKDKFPIPVTEELMEELHGSKVFSKMDLKSGFHQIRMYPEDCHKTAF